In Tachysurus fulvidraco isolate hzauxx_2018 chromosome 1, HZAU_PFXX_2.0, whole genome shotgun sequence, a single window of DNA contains:
- the dnal4b gene encoding dynein, axonemal, light chain 4b isoform X2: MAETGESKKEDADYKRLQSFPLIRHTDMPEEMKTETMELCVTACEKFASNNENAARMIKESMDKKFGSSWHVVIGEGFGFEITHEVKNLLYMFFGGSLAVCVWKCS; this comes from the exons ATGGCAGAAACGGGAGAAAGCAAGAAGGAGGACGCAGACTACAAGCGGCTGCAGAGTTTCCCTCTGATTAGA cacACAGACATGCCGGAGGAAATGAAGACAGAGACGATGGAGCTGTGCGTTACAGCGTGTGAAAAGTTTGCATCTAACAATGAG AATGCAGCCAGGATGATAAAGGAGTCGATGGACAAGAAATTCGGCAGCTCGTGGCATGTGGTGATCGGCGAGGGCTTCGGCTTCGAGATTACACACGAGGTGAAGAACCTTCTGTACATGTTCTTTGGTGGAAGTCTGGCTGTGTGCGTGTGGAAGTGCTCCTAA
- the kat14 gene encoding cysteine-rich protein 2-binding protein: MDGLEKRSMMGQDEEALCTSASDGLEEGEVEGETLLIVESEDQASVDLSHDQSGDSLTSDPGEDTEGTWSEDTAFYCEKCRKWIPAAQLRGEQPSYLKGDNFFKFICSDCSDDGKESFERMRLTWQQVVMLAMYNLSLEGTGRQGYFRWKEDICAFISRHWTFLLGSRKKTSTWWSTVAGCLSVGSPTFFRSGAQEFGEPGWWKLVQNRPPTLRPEGDKVSGTSLKAKATSKPPPDPTITVEGLRKRGGRSAVESAMRLKEKRSRTQEAKEIRRAQREAASSVPLRPTGRSFTLERGEVVDFASLSSSDRTSPSPSPSPDFSAPGTPASHSATPSLLSEADLVPDAMPPQALFHDDEELDGECAIDPGIEFAPPPRGPAGTMFARKKQELIKQEPESEDDAEDSRDEGRKEKSERRKDKGEVGPAPTPRYAPLSLYEERMLLRRLEACPQALAVTPQANRLHRKLLVRQAKRERGLPLLDVDQAVSATLSLVGGVYGAQVSTVSEMGKYRMNSQDLRILDRFQVTTSSKKGVFQSNVSFWHRLMGSDACLDQDIKSPYTSRTLKPYIRRDYETRPLKMRLLAEIRSRPHRNDPSWVPEPESPVDYCYVRPNHIPSVNSMCQDMFWPGVDLSECLQYPDFSVVVLYKKVVIGFGFMVPDVKYNEAYISFLLVHPEWRRAGIATFMIYHLIQTCMGKDVTLHVSASNPAMLLYQKFGFKSEEYILDFYDKYYPVDSKECRHAFFLRLRR; encoded by the exons ATGGATGGACTGGAGAAGCGAAGCATGATGGGACAGGACGAGGAGGCTCTCTGTACGTCAGCTTCTGATGGCCTGGAGGAGGGCGAGGTGGAGGGTGAGACTCTGCTCATTGTGGAATCAGAGGACCAGGCATCCGTGGACCTTTCGCATGACCAGAGTGGTGACTCGCTGACCAGCGATCCAGGCGAGGACACAGAGGGCACCTGGAGCGAGGACACTGCCTTCTACTGCGAAAAGTGCCGCAAGTGGATCCCTGCTG CCCAGCTTCGAGGAGAGCAGCCCAGCTACCTGAAAGGAGACAACTTCTTTAAGTTCATCTGCTCCGACTGTTCCGATGACGGCAAGGAAAGTTTCGAGAGGATGCGCCTCACGTGGCAGCAG GTGGTGATGCTCGCCATGTATAACCTGTCTTTGGAGGGTACGGGCCGGCAAGGCTACTTCCGCTGGAAGGAGGACATCTGCGCTTTCATCAGCCGACACTGGACATTTCTACTCGGCAGCAG gAAGAAGACCTCAACATGGTGGAGCACAGTAGCGGGTTGTTTGTCTGTAGGGAGCCCAACATTTTTCCGTTCGGGAGCACAGGAGTTTGGCGAGCCTGGCTGGTGGAAGCTGGTCCAAAACCGACCTCCAACCCTTAGACCAGAGGGAGACAAAGTGTCCGGTACATCCCTCAAGGCCAAAG CTACATCGAAGCCTCCACCAGACCCCACCATTACGGTGGAGGGGCTGCGGAAGCGCGGAGGGCGCAGTGCAGTGGAGAGCGCCATGCGGCTGAAAGAGAAGCGGTCGCGCACACAGGAGGCCAAGGAGATCCGGCGAGCACAGAGAGAGGCTGCCTCGTCAGTGCCACTCAGGCCGACCGGACGCTCTTTCACGCTGGAGAGGGGTGAGGTGGTGGACTTCGCATCACTGAGTTCGTCAGACCGTACGTCACCATCGCCATCACCCTCGCCTGATTTCTCTGCTCCTGGCACGCCTGCCTCGCACTCTGCCACACCTAGTCTGCTGTCGGAGGCAGACCTTGTACCGGATGCCATGCCCCCTCAGGCGCTCTTTCATG ACGACGAAGAGCTAGACGGCGAGTGCGCAATCGACCCAGGAATCGAGTTTGCACCCCCGCCGCGGGGCCCAGCTGGCACGATGTTCGCACGCAAAAAGCAGGAGCTTATAAAACAGGAGCCAGAGAGTGAGGACGACGCAGAGGACAGCAGAGATGAAGGCAGGAAGGAGAAAAGCGAACGCAGGAAGGACAAAGGTGAAGTCGGCCCAGCACCCACACCCCGCTACGCACCTCTCAGCCTGTATGAAGAGCGCATGCTGCTGCGGAGGCTAGAAGCATGTCCCCAAGCACTGGCTGTCACGCCACAGGCCAACCGGCTGCACCGTAAACTCCTGGTTAGACAGGCTAAGCGTGAGCGTGGTCTCCCCCTGTTGGACGTCGACCAGGCTGTCAGCGCCACCCTCAGTTTGGTCGGCGGTGTGTACGGAGCACAGGTTTCCACGGTCAGTGAGATGGGCAAGTACAGGATGAACAGCCAGGATCTGCGCATACTCGACCGCTTTCAG GTCACGACATCCAGCAAGAAGGGTGTGTTCCAGTCCAACGTCTCCTTCTGGCACAGACTCATGGGCTCTGATGCATGTCTGGACCAAGACATTAAGAGTCCTTACACATCTAGAACTCTCAAACCTTATATAAG GAGAGACTATGAGACGAGGCCGCTGAAGATGAGGCTGCTGGCTGAGATTCGATCACGTCCTCACAGGAACGACCCGTCCTGGGTCCCAGAACCCGAATCACCCGTAGACTACTGCTATGTTCGACCCAACCACATCCCTTCTGTCAACTCCATGTGTCAGGATATGTTTTGGCCAG GTGTGGACCTGTCCGAGTGCTTGCAGTACCCAGATTTCAGCGTCGTGGTGCTCTATAAGAAAGTGGTGATCGGATTCGGCTTCATGGTGCCGGACGTGAAATATAACGAAGCCTACATCTCCTTCCTGCTGGTGCATCCTGAGTGGAGGAGAGCCGGGATCGCTACCTTCATGATTTACCATCTGATTCAG ACGTGCATGGGGAAGGACGTCACCCTTCACGTTTCCGCCAGCAACCCAGCCATGCTGCTGTATCAGAAGTTTGGCTTTAAGTCTGAGGAATACATCTTGGACTTCTACGATAAATATTACCCAGTGGACAGTAAAGAATGCCGCCACGCATTTTTCCTGCGGCTCAGACGCTAA
- the dzank1 gene encoding double zinc ribbon and ankyrin repeat-containing protein 1, producing MSAGSVVAPFIIPIRIPTPGKAKHVIDTNTPIEIKSDSPEVRIFYTLDGSKPELVRRPGIGDSSTLSYTGPIRLPSGKVHVRAIAVTSDGRQSAVVTKVFLVDCVSTELQEPSEDNQENSVTSLGNEQVNSAGDVSTQNLDISTNAARRTRKGPRFLSQRFQSAPVAPPRKSPQSAGDDDGLLKKLNSTQISRIQRETDFLRCFKCLSHRPSDPFARFCLNCGAPVPPIPGQRLPPTEGGQMILCVQCKSMVPANTSSCVVCESPISPQLQPQASLRLQGKQICPSCGTGNPTHITYCVTCETRLSQANTPMLSGQRAPPLPSLEEKMVPCTKCNRVNHSDARFCDWCGAKTAHTAKYLTCSKCGASSHPYANFCGSCGVFLEGPPRESGRSPQPSARVDVLEPVQSSSTRHVPVVSTARCVDMQTQTAGLFYPSSTDLQKRRQQKEAELSRQGQMSDRKPLLSAVSPGRGFWRKQMDHICAHLRSYTQNNSEFRALVGEPRMGRLISAVIEEDSYEVSIRVNFVLASPDRSASSASAGQQDGSLHEKLNLSDVTEGRSKLTTCHTSLATLSEAAASGTASAGNRNMSCTSATAEQSTVSKDGLLLREVGPEGRGRISVVEQLLDEGANPSCMDRHKRPALVAAVLNEHHDVIPMLVQKGADVDQLSGPLNNSALHEAAALGTKGLRSAEILLGCNASLRTLNNHGQTPYNMAEASGCSSMLSLLASPGGQGRINSRSSSGLDTFS from the exons ATGTCTGCAGGTTCTGTTGTGGCTCCATTTATCATTCCCATTCGTATTCCAACTCCTGGGAAAGCCAAGCATGTAATAGACACCAATACACCCATTGAGATCAAGTCAG ACAGCCCTGAAGTGAGAATCTTCTACACCCTGGATGGCAGTAAACCAGAGCTGGTGCGAAGGCCAGGGATTGGGGACAGCAGCACGCTGAGTTACACCGGGCCCATTCGCTTACCCAGCGGCAAAGTTCACGTCAGGGCCATCGCTGTGACCAG TGATGGAAGACAAAGTGCCGTTGTTACAAAGGTCTTCCTGGTGGATTGTGTGTCCACTGAGCTCCAAGAACCCTCTGAGGACAACCAGGAGAACTCCGTAACGAGTTTGGGAAAC GAACAGGTGAACAGTGCTGGAGATGTTTCTACACAAAATTTAG ATATTTCTACCAACGCAGCACGGCGCACTCGGAAAGGCCCTCGTTTTCTGTCCCAGCGCTTTCAGAGTGCACCCGTAGCTCCACCAAGAAAAAGCCCACAG AGTGCAGGAGACGACGACGGCCTGCTCAAAAAGCTGAACAGCACACAGATATCTCGCATCCAGAGAGAAACTGATTTCCTCAG GTGTTTTAAGTGTTTGAGCCACCGGCCCTCAGACCCCTTCGCTCGGTTCTGTCTGAATTGTGGAGCACCGGTGCCTCCGATCCCAGGACAGAGACTACCCCCTACTGAAGGGGGGCAG aTGATCCTGTGTGTGCAGTGTAAGAGTATGGTGCCAGCGAACACGTCctcatgtgtggtgtgtgagtctCCTATTTCCCCACAGCTTCAACCACAGGCCAGCCTGAGGCTGCAG GGCAAACAGATCTGTCCATCATGTGGCACAGGAAACCCCACCCACATCACCTACTGTGTGACATGTGAGACCAGACTGTCTCAAGCCAACACT CCGATGTTGAGCGGACAACGCGCTCCTCCTCTACCCTCCTTGGAAGAGAAGATGGTTCCCTGCACCAAATGTAACAGAGTGAACCACTCGGATGCTCGTTTCTGCGATTGGTGTGGTGCAAAG ACTGCCCACACAGCAAAGTATCTGACTTGTTCTAAATGTGGAGCTAGCAGTCACCCGTATGCTAACTTCTGTGGAAGCTGTGGTGTGTTCCTGGAAGGTCCACCCCGAGAGTCTGGCAGGAGTCCGCAGCCGAGTGCACGAGTGGACGTGCTGGAACCTGTGCAG AGTTCATCTACACGTCATGTTCCTGTAGTGAGCACGGCGAGGTGTGTGGATATGCAGACACAGACTGCTGGCCTCTTCTATCCCTCCAGCACTGATCTGCAGAAGCGGAGGCAACAAAAAGAGGCGGAGCTTAGCAGACAAGGGCAGATGAGTGACAGGAAGCCTTTGCTCTCAGCTGTCAGCCCTGGACGAG gattcTGGAGGAAGCAGATGGATCACATCTGTGCTCACTTGCGCAGTTACACCCAAAACAATAGCGAGTTCAGGGCATTGGTCGGAGAACCACGGATGGGCAGA CTGATCTCTGCTGTGATTGAAGAGGACAGCTATGAAGTCAGCATACGTGTTAACTTTGTCTTGGCGTCTCCAGACAGATCCGCG tcatcAGCATCAGCAGGGCAGCAGGATGGATCATTGCATGAGAAACTTAATCTCAGTGATGTTACTGAGGGGAGGAGCAAGCTAACCACCTGCCACACCAGCCTAGCTACAT TGAGTGAAGCCGCAGCGTCTGGAACCGCGAGTGCTGGGAACCGGAATATGAGCTGCACTTCAGCTACAGCTGAGCAATCAACC GTGTCCAAAGACGGCCTGCTGCTGAGGGAGGTGGGACCAGAGGGCCGGGGCCGAATCTCAGTAGTGGAGCAGCTCTTGGATGAG GGTGCCAACCCGTCATGCATGGACAGACACAAGCGTCCAGCTCTGGTTGCGGCTGTGTTAAACGAGCACCACGACGTCATCCCTATGCTGGTGCAGAAAGGTGCAGATGTTGACCAGCTTTCAGGGCC GTTGAACAACAGCGCGCTGCATGAAGCTGCAGCTTTGGGGACTAAAGGCTTGAGGAGTGCGGAGATACTTCTCGG ATGCAACGCAAGTTTGAGAACACTGAACAATCACGGTCAGACACCGTACAACATGGCAGAAGCTTCAGGCTGCAGCTCCATGCTCTCGCTATTAGCAAGTCCTGGTGGACAGGGCAGGATTAACAGCCGGAGCTCCTCTGGACTTGACACGTTCTCTTAG
- the fam20cl gene encoding extracellular serine/threonine protein kinase FAM20C has translation MRACRCRRLRSVCALMLCVTLALHMLAILLVLSTFTSTCEPVQRHQARPHNLTSTNLTHTGSTSSRVRAADLAKLEALFSHALYTLHSPSSPDDDTLLRVRTQASEEHNAEQWLSNSKEGYDPILWNSSTDTHPPWLRFHLSISRWQLYQHRDTNLAAVLEQLSTHRIISVVQKTGGTQLKLVITFSNYGQALFKPMKQERNDETNVNLYYFSDFERHNAEIAAFHLDRILGFRRVPPVVGRLLDVIKEVKDITTDHKLARTFFNSPVGNSCFYGQCSYYCSTEHAVCGRPRALEGSLAAMLPDLSLAPRRSWRNPWRRSYSRSKIALWEETPTYCNAVKKTPPYDRGTRLVDLIDMTILDFLQSNMDRHHYETFEIFGNNTFLLHLDNGRAFGRHSKDEPSILTPLVQCCRIRRSTLLRLHLLASPQYRLSDVMRASLAQDPLAAVAPLLTEPHLLALNRRLATVLQIIQRCLLQHQHQHDVIYDDMTDYSG, from the exons ATGAGGGCGTGTCGGTGCCGTCGcttgaggagtgtgtgtgccttgatGTTGTGCGTGACGTTGGCTCTGCACATGCTAGCAATACTACTGGTCCTGTCGACATTCACCTCAACCTGCGAGCCTGTTCAGCGGCATCAAGCTCGACCTCACAACCTCACCTCGaccaacctcacacacaccggCTCTACCAGCAGTCGTGTCAGAGCAGCTGATCTTGCCAAACTGGAGGCTTTGTTCTCCCACGCGCTGTATACCCTGCATAGTCCATCAAGTCCTGACGATGACACTCTGCTGCGAGTCCGAACCCAGGCGAGCGAGGAGCACAATGCAGAGCAGTG GTTAAGTAACAGCAAGGAGGGCTATGATCCTATCTTGTGGAACAGCAGTACAGACACCCATCCTCCCTGGCTTCGCTTCCACCTCAGCATCTCCCGCTGGCAACTTTATCAGCACCGAGACACCAACCTGGCTGCTGTTCTAGAGCAGTTGTCAACCCACCGGATCATCAGTGTAG TTCAGAAAACAGGAGGAACACAGCTGAAGTTAGTGATTACGTTTTCGAACTACGGACAAGCGCTCTTCAAGCCCATGAA acagGAGAGGAACGACGAGACTAATGTGAACCTGTACTATTTTTCGGACTTTGAGAGGCACAACGCTGAAATTGCAGCCTTCCACTTAGACAG GATCCTGGGATTTCGGCGTGTACCGCCGGTTGTGGGAAGGCTGCTTGATGTAATTAAGGAAGTTAAAGACATCACCACTGATCACAAACTGGCTAGGACCTTCTTCAATTCTCCAG tgggAAATTCATGCTTTTATGGCCAGTGCTCATACTATTGTTCCACGGAGCATGCCGTGTGTGGTCGACCCCGTGCTCTCGAGGGTTCCCTTGCAGCCATGTTGCCTGACCTTTCCCTTGCACCACGTCGTTCCTGGAGAAACCCATGGAGGCGCTCGTACAGCCGCAGCAAGATTGCTCT GTGGGAGGAAACCCCAACATACTGCAATGCGGTGAAAAAGACTCCGCCCTATGACCGAGGCACCCGATTGGTGGATCTCATCGATATGACCATTTTAGACTTTCTGCAAA GTAATATGGACAGACACCACTATGAAACATTTGAAATCTTTGGCAACAACACGTTTCTACTACATTTAGATAATGGAAGAGC TTTTGGTCGTCACTCGAAGGACGAGCCATCGATCCTCACTCCTCTTGTGCAGTGCTGCAG GATCCGTCGCTCCACGCTGCTCCGCCTGCATCTGCTCGCTTCCCCTCAGTATCGTTTGAGTGATGTCATGCGGGCGTCTCTAGCTCAGGATCCACTGGCTGCTGTGGCTCCCCTCCTCACCGAGCCTCACCTTTTGGCCTTAAACCGCCGTCTGGCCACAGTGCTTCAGATCATCCAGCGCTGCCTGCTTCAGCACCAACACCAACATGATGTCATATACGATGATATGACTGACTACTCAGGCTAA
- the LOC113657077 gene encoding protein PET117 homolog, mitochondrial produces the protein MSTTSKIVLGLSVVLTVGTVAGVHLKQNWDRQRLREGVLRDLERVERKRENQRALEEQIHLTRELVTHREQQEAGSTQRS, from the exons ATGTCTACAACCTCTAAAATCGTTCTCGGGTTATCCGTGGTACTGACTGTAGGCACCGTGGCTGGAGTGCACCTTAAGCAGAATTGGGACAGACAG AGGCTTCGAGAGGGAGTTCTGCGAGACCTGGAGCGTGTGGAGAGGAAGCGCGAGAACCAGCGCGCCCTCGAGGAGCAGATCCACCTCACCAGGGAGCTTgtgacacacagagaacagcagGAAGCTGGAAGCACTCAACGTTCCTGA
- the dnal4b gene encoding dynein, axonemal, light chain 4b isoform X1 has translation MIASGMAETGESKKEDADYKRLQSFPLIRHTDMPEEMKTETMELCVTACEKFASNNENAARMIKESMDKKFGSSWHVVIGEGFGFEITHEVKNLLYMFFGGSLAVCVWKCS, from the exons ATGAT AGCAAGCGGCATGGCAGAAACGGGAGAAAGCAAGAAGGAGGACGCAGACTACAAGCGGCTGCAGAGTTTCCCTCTGATTAGA cacACAGACATGCCGGAGGAAATGAAGACAGAGACGATGGAGCTGTGCGTTACAGCGTGTGAAAAGTTTGCATCTAACAATGAG AATGCAGCCAGGATGATAAAGGAGTCGATGGACAAGAAATTCGGCAGCTCGTGGCATGTGGTGATCGGCGAGGGCTTCGGCTTCGAGATTACACACGAGGTGAAGAACCTTCTGTACATGTTCTTTGGTGGAAGTCTGGCTGTGTGCGTGTGGAAGTGCTCCTAA
- the polr3f gene encoding DNA-directed RNA polymerase III subunit RPC6 → MTDVKVKKESTDAVDIENRIKELCQQFPQGITDQVIQNDMPQVEAQQRAMAINRLLSVGQLDLLRNSNGLLYRLKDIQAASKMKGSDNQEKLVYQIIEDAGNKGIWSRDIRYKSNLPLTEINKILKNLESKKLIKAVKSVAASKKKVYMLYNLQPDRSVTGGAWYSDQDFESEFVEVLNQQCFKFLQSKAEAARDSKQSPMVQRNSSFATSYEVWKYICELGISKVDLSMEDIETILNTLIYDGKVEMTIIAAKEGTVGCVDGQMKLYRGVNAIIQPTGLVKTPCGLCPVFNDCQEGGEISPSTCVYMGEWLDF, encoded by the exons ATGACAGACGTTAAGGTTAAAAAGGAGTCCACAGATGCTGTGGATATCGAAAACAG AATAAAGGAGCTGTGTCAGCAGTTTCCACAAGGCATCACTGACCAGGTCATCCAAAATGACATGCCTCAAGTGGAAGCTCAGCAGAGGGCCATGGCCATCAACCGTCTGCTGTCTGTG GGCCAGCTGGATCTCCTCAGAAACAGCAATGGCTTGTTGTACCGGTTAAAGGATATTCAGGCAGCAAG tAAAATGAAGGGCTCCGACAACCAGGAGAAGCTCGTTTACCAGATCATCGAGGATGCAGGGAATAAAG GAATCTGGAGTAGAGACATCCGCTATAAAAGCAACCTCCCCCTGACCGAGATCAACAAAATCCTCAAGAACCTTGAGAGCAAAAAACTGATCAAAGCTGTCAAGTCCGTCGCA GCCTCGAAAAAGAAGGTGTACATGTTGTACAACCTGCAGCCGGACCGTTCGGTTACAGGAGGAGCTTGGTACAGCGATCAGGACTTCGAGTCTGAGTTTGTGGAGGTTCTCAACCAGCAGTGCTTCAAGTTCCTGCAGAGTAAG GCAGAAGCAGCGAGAGACAGTAAACAGAGCCCGATGGTGCAGAGAAACAGCTCGTTCGCCACCTCATATGAAGTCTGGAAGTACATCTGCGAGCTGGGGATTAGCAAG GTGGATCTGTCTATGGAGGACATCGAGACCATCCTGAACACACTGATCTATGACGGGAAGGTAGAAATGACCATCATCGCGGCTAAAGAGGGCACAGTAGGTTGCGTGGACGGGCAAATGAAGCTCTACAGGGGTGTGAACGCCATCATCCAGCCCACAGGCCTGGTCAAAACACCCTGCGGTCTCTGCCCG GTGTTCAACGACTGCCAGGAAGGCGGAGAAATCTCCCCATCCACTTGCGTGTACATGGGAGAGTGGCTAGACTTTTGA
- the nptxrb gene encoding neuronal pentraxin receptor b codes for MKFVAIVAGAGALAFLGALVCIVASVYSRAPAAALQPPAAANGTASPVPSGSLGALWGADTSERKTLEGAGTGRETPLLGELSTGGSPQRFTFSRLLCSPVPPGECAMKRRRRDKEVEQQAEYDDEDWSALSATAEELRRTVALQNEQIAADRKTIDELTGKLTDCESELLDERTVTERGAATSWPARRIMAGDGVRESAATQLHTARAVEELERAILQLKDRIEKLELEMVPALLNHSEVAVGSTGMRLALGQPGGRVEDVGGELMQKVKQLEAERKNLRKETQNHHQHIDHGLSTLQERISELEQSFTGQSFPHGYKLSFPMRTNYMYGLVRRNIPEMYAFTACMWLKATESGIGTPFSYAVDKQPNELVLLQGVHNPAELLINAKVAQLPLMFPPGTWQHVCVSWTLRDGVWKAYQGGKLKGRGEGLSTWHPIRAGGVLVLGQEQDTPGGQFDASQALVGELSLFNLWDRVLSPAEISTLAACGQSVLLGNVVSWTEQDVDVFGGATKESVDPCSSDTGPQK; via the exons ATGAAATTTGTTGCGATCGTGGCGGGGGCCGGAGCTCTCGCGTTTCTCGGTGCGCTCGTGTGCATCGTGGCGAGCGTGTACTCGCGCGCCCCGGCCGCCGCCCTACAGCCTCCCGCGGCCGCCAACGGCACCGCGTCCCCGGTTCCCAGCGGCTCTCTGGGAGCGCTGTGGGGTGCAGACACCAGCGAGCGGAAGACTCTGGAGGGGGCAGGAACGGGCCGCGAGACGCCGCTCTTGGGCGAGCTGAGCACCGGCGGCAGTCCGCAGCGCTTTACCTTCAGTCGTCTCCTGTGCTCGCCTGTACCGCCCGGGGAATGCGCCATGAAGCGCCGCAGACGCGACAAAGAGGTGGAACAGCAGGCCGAATACGACGACGAAGACTGGAGTGCCCTAAGCGCGACCGCCGAGGAGCTCAGGCGCACCGTGGCGCTGCAGAACGAGCAGATCGCCGCCGACCGCAAGACGATCGACGAACTCACAGGCAAACTCACCGACTGCGAGAGCGAGCTGCTGGATGAACGCACCGTGACGGAGCGCGGAGCCGCAACATCATGGCCCGCACGGCGCATCATGGCTGGTGATGGCGTGCGGGAGTCTGCAGCCACACAACTGCACACCGCCCGGGCTGTCGAGGAGCTGGAGAGAGCCATCCTTCAGCTCAAAGACCGCATCGAGAAGCTAGAA CTGGAGATGGTGCCTGCTTTGCTGAACCACTCGGAGGTTGCAGTAGGCTCCACGGGCATGCGTTTGGCACTTGGTCAGCCTGGTGGGCGGGTGGAGGATGTGGGCGGAGAGCTCATGCAGAAGGTAAAGCAGCTGGAGGCGGAGAGAAAGAACCTACGCAAGGAGACCCAGAACCACCACCAGCACATCGACCATGGCCTCAGCACGCTGCAAGAGCGTATCTCAGAACTGGAACAAA GTTTTACTGGTCAGAGTTTCCCACATGGCTACAAGCTCTCATTCCCCATGCGGACCAACTACATGTATGGCTTGGTGAGACGGAACATTCCGGAGATGTACGCCTTCACGGCTTGTATGTGGTTGAAGGCGACCGAAAGCGGGATCGGGACACCATTCTCGTACGCCGTGGACAAGCAGCCCAACGAGCTCGTCCTCCTGCAAGGTGTCCATAATCCAGCCGAGCTGCTTATTAACGCTAAG GTTGCACAGTTGCCCCTGATGTTCCCACCTGGCACTTGgcagcacgtgtgtgtgagctggacTCTCCGTGATGGTGTCTGGAAGGCCTATCAGGGCGGCAAGCTCAAGGGGAGGGGTGAAGGGCTCTCAACATGGCATCCAATCAGGGCAGGGGGTGTGCTGGTTCTGGGACAAGAACAG GACACGCCGGGAGGACAGTTCGATGCTTCCCAAGCTCTGGTGGGCGAGCTGTCTCTGTTTAATCTGTGGGACCGTGTGCTGTCACCGGCTGAGATCAGCACCTTGGCGGCCTGTGGCCAGTCTGTGCTGCTGGGGAACGTGGTGTCGTGGACGGAACAAGACGTGGATGTTTTCGGAGGAGCCACCAAGGAATCTGTAGACCCCTGCTCCAGTGACACTGGACCTCAGAAATGA